In the genome of Pseudanabaena mucicola str. Chao 1806, the window GAGCCATGGCAAGGACAAATAAATTTGTTCTCAGCAGCATTCCAAGGTACAACGCAACCAAGGTGAGTACAAACTGCATTCAAGCCAAAGGAGGCAATTTCTTTATTTTCAGTGACGACAATGTAGGTAGGGTCACCCTTAAGTCCTTGAGCAAGTTCGCGATCGCCAGGTTGATGACTTGCCAAAAAAGCCGAAGCACTTATATCTTTGCCCAAGGCATCTTTAGCAGAAACACCGCCACCAGCACCACCACGGGAAGGAGGTACAAAATATGCCAAGAAGGGGTAGGCAGCACCAAGGGTGGTTACGGCCGCAGACCCGCCTAAAACTAGGTTAAGAAATCGACGACGACCAATGCTAGGGACATCGGCGGATGCAGAAGCTTGACTCATAAATTTGAATAACGGTTTTGCTGAGAAATATTACGTTTTATATATCAATCTCTACCATGATATCGACAATCTTTGGACATCTCTCTAGATGTTTTGCAACAAAATGTTAAGCAGAGCGATCACCAACATCCGTAAAAACCTAAAAGTAATCTCAATTCTTGATAGTTTAAAGACACTGTATATAGCCAAAAGCTTTACAGACTATTGTTTTCAAATACATAAAGTATAGCAATATATCGCTATTTAGTATAAATCGATACATAAAATTATCTCACTGTTTTTAGGCTTTTCGGTTGATGATTTTCGTAGCATCGTTTTAGGAAATATTACAGTCTGTTGAGGCTTGGAGTATTTCTGGATTTTTAGTAAGTGCAAAGGGCTGTATTAAAGCTTAAAGAAGTGAGATAGCTACCCTATTTCAAGGTATGAATAAAGCAATTTGGGAGACTTGAAACTGCTCGTATGATTGCAAAAGCTACTTCGCAATTCTCTAAATATCGTATTTTAGGCTTAGTTGGCAGAGGTCAATTTGGCAAAGTTTTATGTGCAAGTATGCGAGACATGGGCAAATTGGTTGCACTCAAAGAACTTGAAAACAAGAGATTTTCTACAAGTAAGCTTCTTAGAGAACTGCGTTTTTTATTGACTCTACAGCATGAAAATATCGTCTCTTGTATGGCGCTAGTTCATCACCAAAATTATCGTTATTTGGTGATGGACTATTGCGAGGGTGGCACATTACGAGACTTGATGAACTATCCCAAAGCTTTATCAATCCAGCAAAGTTTTGATTTGGTAAATGATATTTTACTGGGACTAGAACATATCCATGAAGCGAATATCATTCATTGCGATATCAAACCTGAAAATGTGTTGCTGAAAATCACAGCTAAGGGTTGGCAAGCGAAGATCTCAGATTTTGGGATAGCTCGTCTCAGTCAAGAAATTAGTTTGGATGGAAGTAATACAGGTTCCCCTAGTTACATGGCTCCTGAACGTTTTTATGGACAATTTTCGGTAGGGTCAGATCTGTATGCTGTGGGGATTATTTTGTATGAATTAGTAGTGGGTAAGCGACCTTTTTCAGGGATGCCCACAGAGTTGATGAATGCTCATTTAAATCAGAGGGTAATTGTGCCCGATAATTTGCCCAAATCAATCCAAAATGTAATTGCGCGATCGCTGGAAAAGTTACCAAAACGTCGCTATACCTCAGCGCAAGAGATGCGTTTAGATTTATTAGCTACTATTAGTTCTGAAGATTTCAACACAATTAATTTTGGTCAGACTAAGGTAGCTGCTGATGTCGACAACTGTGTAACTATTCTTTTTGCTCAGAAGGCAGCTTATTTCAATCAAAAAGATATGCCTAAAAAAATTGTGAGTCTAGTGGGTACTGGGAAATCACGGTTTTATAGTACGTCAGAACTGCATTTACATTGGCATAGTTTATCCCTCGATCAAGAAGAACAAATTGCCAAGTCTGAGCAACAAATTGAGGAAATTATCTTTGCAAAAAAGTCTTTATTTGCTGTGACTAAGCGATCGCTTTATCAATTTGTACAGGGAAAACCCAAATCTTTATATCAATCTTCTCAACCTTTTAAATGGACAATTTCCCCAAATGGCGATTGGTTTGCAGTCTCTACAGGAAAACAACTCGAAATTAGAAATATTGTTTATGGGCGTGCGATGCGCCTAGAGTTTGTGACAAGGGAATTAAGCTGCATTATTGCCTTTGATCAACATCATTTAGTAGCGATCGCCAATAAGCTAGAAACAAGTGAGAGTAGGGCGCTCGTCATTTCTCGTCGTTGCAATATTATGTATCGGCTAGCTTTGCCAATACCGATTGAGACTGGGATTGCCACCTTTACAAGCGATCGCATCATGTTATTAGAAGCAGGCAATCGCCACAATCTATATTTACTCGATCTCAAACCCTATCGCTTAGTGCGAATACCACTAGAGTATGAAGTCATCTTAATGACTGCAACACTTTGGGGTTATGCAATTACAGCTAATTACAATGGCTATCAAACAATTTTAATGTTATTAGATTTACGTGGTAATAACATTAGTAACTTAATTGTTGATGGTGAAATTACAGCGATCGCCCCAGTTGATATTAATTTATTAGCGATCGGTACTTCAGATATATCAGGCTACAAAATCTATGTTATTGATCTAAAAAAATTGGATGTAGATTTAGTTTTTTAACACTAATTAATAGTGAGTTCGATAACGCCATTTGTAAGGCGCAAAGCGCCGCACATAAAAATTGCTAAGCAATTTTTGCATTTTTTCACTTTCGTCGAACTAACATAAATTAACGTCAGTTTGATAGCTTAGATTTGTCGAACTGATATTAATTAACGCGAGTTCGGGCTAATTTAAAACAGGCTTTAAGAGAGGACTTGCCAGCTTAATCCAAACTTACTTACGTTAATTAGAGTTGAAGATATGATGACAAAGGGGTTGCGTATCAACCCCTTTGTCAAAAATTATTGTGAAGCAGAAGAACGCTTGCGACGTGAAGCTTCAGGAGATTGAATTGGTACGAATTCTTTAGAACTATCTAAAAAGTCATTTTTAGAGTTATTTGCCTCATCATCAATCGGCTCCGATGGTTGTGCTCGATTAACTTTCAGAATCACACCATTAGGATTAGTAATCCCATTGTTAGTAGTTACAATGGGCAACTCATTGACCACAGCCTCAGAGTCTATCTCTTCTGGAGTTTCTGGCTCAACGACATCTTCAGCAATACTCGCGTTTAGTATCGCAGGACTGGACTTAATGGCATTTTTTGGGGCTTGACCAGGTAGGGCTACAGTAACGATCACATTGCGAGGATCTTTCACTTCCCGATCAACTAAGACCAAGGGAGAAACCCCGATTAAGGAATATACATCCTGTTCTTCCTCAGTCATTTCCACCACAATAACCTCTGGTGGTTCCACAACTTTAGTCCTTAATTCGCGTTTATTAGGACGTTCAGGTATGGAGACTTCGGGTGCAGCGATAATTGGTGCAGGCTCGACTATTTCCACCAACTCTTCAACGGGTTCCGCAATATGCTTGGTGGGTGAAATGCTTGGTAATGCGATCTTGCTAGGAATAGCACGTTCAACAATTTCGCGATCGACACGAGGCTCAAAGCGCGGTTCAAAACGAGACTCTACCCGCGATCGCACATCCACGGGTGCAACCTTTTCCAATTCACGCAAATCACGAGAATCCTTATTGAGTAATGTCCGTTTGCTTCGTCTCCGCAAATTGCCACGTTCTTGATAGCTCGGATGATTAACCAAATTTGGTTCCAGACCACCACCCAACTCCGAATCTCCATCCTCATATTCAGAGGTAAAGTCTAGTTGG includes:
- the petC gene encoding cytochrome b6-f complex iron-sulfur subunit; amino-acid sequence: MSQASASADVPSIGRRRFLNLVLGGSAAVTTLGAAYPFLAYFVPPSRGGAGGGVSAKDALGKDISASAFLASHQPGDRELAQGLKGDPTYIVVTENKEIASFGLNAVCTHLGCVVPWNAAENKFICPCHGSQYNNEGKVVRGPAPLSLALAHATVEDDIVQFSPWTETDFRTNEAPWWS
- a CDS encoding serine/threonine-protein kinase — protein: MIAKATSQFSKYRILGLVGRGQFGKVLCASMRDMGKLVALKELENKRFSTSKLLRELRFLLTLQHENIVSCMALVHHQNYRYLVMDYCEGGTLRDLMNYPKALSIQQSFDLVNDILLGLEHIHEANIIHCDIKPENVLLKITAKGWQAKISDFGIARLSQEISLDGSNTGSPSYMAPERFYGQFSVGSDLYAVGIILYELVVGKRPFSGMPTELMNAHLNQRVIVPDNLPKSIQNVIARSLEKLPKRRYTSAQEMRLDLLATISSEDFNTINFGQTKVAADVDNCVTILFAQKAAYFNQKDMPKKIVSLVGTGKSRFYSTSELHLHWHSLSLDQEEQIAKSEQQIEEIIFAKKSLFAVTKRSLYQFVQGKPKSLYQSSQPFKWTISPNGDWFAVSTGKQLEIRNIVYGRAMRLEFVTRELSCIIAFDQHHLVAIANKLETSESRALVISRRCNIMYRLALPIPIETGIATFTSDRIMLLEAGNRHNLYLLDLKPYRLVRIPLEYEVILMTATLWGYAITANYNGYQTILMLLDLRGNNISNLIVDGEITAIAPVDINLLAIGTSDISGYKIYVIDLKKLDVDLVF